Proteins encoded by one window of Nicotiana tabacum cultivar K326 chromosome 10, ASM71507v2, whole genome shotgun sequence:
- the LOC142165328 gene encoding uncharacterized protein LOC142165328: protein MWWVLFLQEFDFDIKDRKGIENQVADHLSRLEKPPVETVEIREEFFDEQIFSIVVVSERPRWYADVANFLASGWLPRDLSCAQRRKLQDGVIRRGVPEGEMASILSHCHGGAAGGHYGGNHTATNIMEAGFYCPTLYKDARAYVAARDKCQRAGNISKRDEMPLNSILVCEIFYVWGIGFMVLFLSSHSYEYILVAIDYVSK, encoded by the exons ATGTGGTGGGTATTGTTTCTCCAAGAGTTTGACTTTGATATAAAAGATAGGAAGGGCATAGAAAATCAAGTCGCAGATCATCTGTCTCGACTTGAGAAACCTCCGGTTGAAACAGTTGAAATAAGGGAAGAGTTCTTTGATGAGCAAATTTTCTCCATTGTTGTGGTCTCTGAAAGGCCGCGTTGGTATGCTGATGTAGCCAACTTTTTGGCTAGCGGATGGTTGCCTCGTGACCTATCTTGTGCTCAAAGAAGGAAgcttcaag atggtgtgattcgaagAGGTGTGCCTGAAGGAGAGATGGCAAGCATTCTTTCTCATTGCCATGGAGGAGCAGCTGGAGGACACTATGGTGGAAATCACACTGCAACAAACATCATGGAAGCTGGTTTCTATTGTCCTACTTTGTACAAAGACGCACGAGCATATGTAGCTGCACGTGACAAGTGTCAGAGGGCAGGTAACATTAGCAAGAGGGATGAGATGCCACTAAACTCCATTCTAGTATGTgaaattttttatgtttggggcaTTGGCTTCATGGTCTTGTTCCTATCATCTCATTCTTATGAGTATATCCTAGTAGCCATTGACTACGTCTCTAAATAG
- the LOC107771419 gene encoding C2 domain-containing protein At1g53590-like has translation MTSITDATIIHHVGIVLLLLWLLNSFDCCHPFAYFLSLIYLYMVHEQYVTKLRRKLQFEEKRQSSQRRVLSDSESVRWLNYAIEKIWPICMEEIVSQKILLPIIPWFMQKYKPWTAKEAAIQHLYLGRNPPMFTEMRVLRESTGDDHLVLELGMNFRTADDMSAILAVKLRKRLGFGMWAKLHLLGMHVEGKVLVGVKFLRKWPFISRLRVCFVEPPYFQMTVKPIFTHGLDVTELPGIAGWMDKLLAVAFEQTLVEPNMLVVDVEKFVSPQPENWFSVDAKEPIAFVILEVLEAADMKPSDLNGFADPYVKGRLGPYRFRTKTRKKTLTPQWNEEFKIPVCTWESPNNMLNVEVRDKDHFIDDTLGDCSINICDFRDGQRRDMWLSLQNIKMGRLHLAITVVDCSKKRAEQSYERGSVDDEQDIKSAEMDTTEQSSLTTESADKSSKAGDKYEPINIEGQQETGIWVHHPGSEVAQVWEPRKGKSRVDGEVLGVSGDSKGSFKSTAGGSPHNDECRSDGSVNGSKPDSPSRIHRGLHKISSLFHRSPRHEDKSGNLGEPETSQHENLRAVSAKEIGVKIIVDDTVSLSSLVTTPTEDGKESHEGNGERPKKGRVRDKAKNILKHAGKSVGGGIKKVVSRKSSGKSKGELESSETERVSSLESDSSDAESQPSSIDSPRVVAPSVGNTSLASSGIESFDTTIKTSGPVERESIKAPDEVAGNAKDNHAFGQTSSFKSSS, from the exons ATGACTAGTATAACGGATGCTACAATAATTCATCATGTGGGCATTGTGTTGCTGCTACTATGGCTGCTTAATtcctttgattgttgccacccttttgcttacTTCCTCTCCCTCATCTATCTCTACATG GTTCATGAGCAGTATGTGACTAAATTACGGAGGAAACTACAGTTTGAGGAAAAAAGACAGTCTTCTCAGCGCCGA GTCCTTTCAGACTCTGAATCAGTGCGATGGTTAAACTATGCGATTGAGAAGATATGGCCTATCTGTATGGAGGAGATTGTTTCACAGAAAATTCTCCTCCCTATCATTCCATGGTTTATGCAAAAGTACAAACCCTGGACTGCT AAAGAAGCTGCAATTCAGCACCTCTACTTGGGAAGAAATCCACCTATGTTCACAGAAATGAGGGTTCTTCGTGAATCTACTGGAGATGATCACTTG GTCCTGGAGTTGGGAATGAATTTTCGTACTGCTGATGACATGAGTGCAATTCTTGCCGTGAAACTGAGAAAAAGGTTGGGCTTTGGGATGTGGGCAAAGTTGCATCTGTTGGGCATGCATGTTGAGGGAAAG GTCTTGGTTGGGGTAAAGTTCTTAAGGAAGTGGCCGTTTATCAGTCGTTTGCGGGTGTGCTTTGTGGAGCCTCCTTATTTTCAGATGACTGTGAAGCCAATTTTCACACATGGGCTTGATGTAACAGAACTTCCTGGAATTGCTGGATGGATG GATAAACTACTTGCTGTTGCCTTTGAGCAGACACTTGTCGAG CCCAACATGCTGGTGGTGGATGTTGAGAAGTTTGTGTCACCACAACCAG AAAACTGGTTCTCGGTTGATGCTAAGGAGCCCATTGCTTTTgttattttagaagttcttgaagcaGCTGACATGAAGCCGTCAGATTTAAATG GATTCGCTGATCCATATGTTAAGGGACGCCTTGGCCCCTACAGATTCAGGACTAAAACTCGGAAGAAGACATTGACTCCACAGTGGAATGAGGAGTTCAAGATTCCAGTCTGTACATGGGAGTCTCCTAACAACATGCTCAATGTAGAAGTTCGTGACAAGGACCATTTTATTGATGATACATTGGG AGATTGTTCCATCAACATCTGCGATTTTAGGGATGGGCAGAGGCGTGATATGTGGTTGTCTCTTCAGAACATTAAAATGGGGAGATTGCATCTTGCCATAACTGTTGTTGACTGTAGCAAAAAG CGCGCGGAGCAGTCATATGAGCGAGGAAGCGTGGACGATGAACAGGATATCAAATCTGCTGAGATGGATACAACTGAACAAAGCTCCTTAACCACTGAATCAGCCGATAAATCATCAAAAGCTGGAGATAAGTATGAACCTATTAATATCGAAGGGCAGCAGGAGACTGGTATATGGGTACACCACCCAGGGAGTGAAGTAGCACAAGTCTGGGaaccaagaaagggaaaaagcaGGGTTGATGGGGAAGTTCTTGGCGTGAGTGGTGATTCCAAGGGAAGTTTTAAGTCAACTGCAGGGGGCTCCCCGCACAATGATGAGTGCAGGTCTGATGGAAGTGTTAATGGAAGTAAGCCAGATTCTCCTAGTCGAATTCACAGGGGTTTACATAAGATCAGCTCGCTTTTCCACAGAAGTCCTAGACACGAGGATAAGTCGGGCAATCTCGGAGAACCTGAGACATCTCAACACGAGAATCTTAGGGCAGTTAGtgccaaggaaattggagtgaaGATTATAGTGGATGACACGGTTTCCCTTTCATCATTGGTCACAACACCTACAGAAGATGGAAAAGAGAGTCATGAGGGAAATGGGGAACGCCCCAAAAAGGGGAGAGTGAGAGACAAGGCAAAGAACATTCTTAAACATGCTGGTAAGTCTGTTGGTGGTGGCATAAAGAAAGTGGTGTCGCGGAAGTCATCAGGAAAATCTAAAGGGGAGCTAGAATCATCAGAGACAGAGAGAGTGAGCTCCCTTGAATCTGATTCTTCTGATGCAGAGTCTCAACCTTCATCAATTGATTCACCTCGAGTTGTAGCACCTTCAGTTGGCAACACTTCCTTAGCCAGCTCTGGTATTGAGAGTTTTGACACCACAATAAAGACCAGTGGACCAGTAGAGAGGGAAAGCATTAAAGCTCCAGATGAGGTAGCAGGGAACGCAAAAGACAATCATGCCTTTGGTCAGACTTCAAGTTTCAAAAGTTCGAGTTAG